The Methanofollis sp. UBA420 genome contains a region encoding:
- a CDS encoding cation-translocating P-type ATPase, producing MHGSEGGGCSCAACGPHHEEEEGHGRHEVALIAGAAVLLAAGLVVDSATPYGEGALLLFVLSALVVGYDLLKSALRSLLRLRFTMEVLIGIAAAGAFLIGHPAEGATVLVLFAAAELLEARATERARRSVADLFSLAPVNALVHRDGRWTTVEVHEVGVGEHVLVRQGDQIPLDGVVVSGASAVDQAALTGESVPAAKEIGDEVFAGTQNLEGSLEVEVTRPDTESTLARVAAYVEEAQQRRSRTERFIETFARVYTPVVIAGALAVTALLPLVFGVPFADSVYRALSLLVIACPCALALSTPVSMVSGITAAARQGILIKGSDYLETVGRARVVVFDKTGTLTTGRLQVTEVKGSGNAGEREILQIAASLETGSGHPIAAAVMAKAREAGVEAGPVEGFSAVPGSGVRGTLGGRACALGNGRLFPDVESAWEEEKGRLEAAGQTVVLVSDGGRVIGLIGLMDTIREDAAATVAGLRARGIRTVMLTGDNERVAAAVAGRLGIDEYRAGLLPAEKVQAVEDLTGRFGEVVMVGDGVNDAPALARAGVGIAMGAIGSDIAIETADVVLMHDRVAGIETLINLSRKTMRVVRQNVAVSIAVKTGIAVLAVPGLVTLWMAVAIGDMGLSFAVIANALRIPWGRKRFHPTPAETAENQTKPLAVHHDNTL from the coding sequence ATGCACGGGAGTGAAGGCGGCGGCTGCAGCTGTGCGGCCTGCGGCCCACACCACGAAGAGGAAGAGGGCCACGGGCGACACGAGGTTGCGCTCATCGCCGGAGCGGCCGTCCTCCTGGCCGCAGGTCTGGTCGTCGACAGTGCGACACCATACGGGGAGGGGGCTCTCCTGCTCTTCGTCCTCTCGGCGCTCGTCGTGGGGTATGACCTCCTGAAAAGCGCTCTCCGCTCGCTCCTCAGGCTCAGGTTCACGATGGAGGTTCTCATCGGCATCGCGGCCGCAGGGGCCTTCCTGATCGGCCACCCGGCTGAAGGTGCGACCGTCCTCGTCCTCTTTGCTGCCGCAGAACTCCTCGAAGCCCGTGCAACGGAGAGGGCGCGCCGGTCGGTCGCGGACCTCTTCTCCCTTGCGCCGGTGAACGCGCTGGTGCACCGGGACGGGAGATGGACGACGGTGGAGGTCCATGAGGTCGGGGTCGGCGAGCACGTGCTGGTCAGGCAGGGCGACCAGATCCCCCTCGACGGCGTCGTGGTGTCCGGGGCCTCGGCCGTGGACCAGGCGGCCCTGACAGGCGAGAGTGTCCCCGCCGCAAAAGAGATCGGCGACGAAGTCTTCGCCGGGACACAGAACCTGGAGGGTTCTCTTGAGGTGGAGGTGACGAGGCCGGACACAGAGAGCACCCTCGCACGCGTCGCCGCCTATGTAGAGGAGGCGCAGCAGCGGCGGTCGAGGACGGAGAGGTTCATCGAGACGTTCGCACGGGTCTACACCCCGGTGGTCATCGCCGGAGCCCTCGCGGTCACCGCTCTCCTGCCCCTCGTCTTCGGAGTCCCCTTTGCCGACTCGGTCTACCGCGCCCTCTCCCTGCTTGTCATCGCCTGCCCCTGCGCCCTCGCCCTCTCGACACCTGTCTCGATGGTCTCAGGGATCACGGCCGCAGCCAGGCAGGGGATCCTGATCAAGGGGAGCGACTACCTGGAGACCGTGGGCCGGGCGCGGGTCGTCGTCTTCGACAAGACCGGAACCCTGACCACCGGGCGCCTGCAGGTGACAGAGGTGAAGGGGTCCGGCAACGCAGGCGAGAGGGAAATCCTCCAGATCGCCGCCAGCCTGGAGACCGGGTCAGGCCACCCCATCGCCGCCGCGGTGATGGCGAAGGCGCGGGAGGCCGGGGTCGAGGCCGGGCCTGTCGAGGGTTTTTCTGCGGTCCCGGGCTCGGGCGTGCGCGGCACCCTCGGCGGCCGGGCCTGTGCCCTCGGGAACGGCCGCCTCTTCCCCGACGTGGAGAGCGCGTGGGAGGAGGAGAAAGGACGGCTTGAGGCCGCGGGCCAGACCGTCGTACTCGTCAGCGACGGCGGCAGGGTGATCGGCCTGATCGGGCTGATGGACACCATCAGGGAGGACGCCGCCGCCACGGTCGCTGGTCTCCGGGCCCGCGGCATCAGGACGGTGATGCTCACCGGGGACAACGAGAGGGTCGCGGCGGCGGTCGCGGGCCGCCTCGGTATCGACGAGTACAGGGCCGGACTCCTGCCTGCTGAGAAGGTGCAGGCCGTCGAAGACCTGACCGGCCGCTTCGGTGAGGTGGTCATGGTCGGCGACGGCGTCAACGACGCTCCCGCCCTGGCCCGCGCCGGCGTCGGCATCGCCATGGGGGCGATCGGATCGGACATCGCCATCGAGACCGCGGACGTCGTCCTGATGCACGACCGCGTCGCCGGCATCGAGACCCTCATCAACCTGAGCAGGAAGACCATGAGGGTGGTCCGCCAGAACGTGGCCGTCTCCATCGCCGTGAAGACCGGGATCGCCGTCCTCGCCGTCCCCGGCCTCGTCACCCTCTGGATGGCGGTGGCGATCGGGGACATGGGCCTCTCCTTCGCGGTCATCGCCAATG